One part of the Drosophila teissieri strain GT53w chromosome 3R, Prin_Dtei_1.1, whole genome shotgun sequence genome encodes these proteins:
- the LOC122619165 gene encoding neprilysin-4 isoform X2 yields MVMLPLTLLLILIMRLDGMLAALQLNEQRMRNLQNSPTEVPSYMDDFESLLPEGSTYNDLINEEFILPAGKRTQLQILAAERARRCQPYRYGNGESMELEERNTLMKDSRTSFLPLGIPRECLGSGIDLDIKPLDEELYQRQKKRYQDIAPYWLEMIKTRERREAERQAEETSAEISEATAALQSFWNEEGTREGIRMTQAKTMKRYMDNKVDPCVDFYKYACGNWERLHPIPKDKAGFDTFEMLRESLDLVLRNLLERNTPVHPAAEPRKSPVRNTLFKLNEQGEGEGEADQAAELTAERLRRHIVSKRQLLNRVLVRYKRYTNGTKRKRLIETPREKTKEEEAAPPAVLPKDRAKDKSDTEEQLHVPTDFLKPQHDAQLKAKNLYRSCVNSAVLAKRGLEPLHTLIRELGGWPVLESQWSDSHFNWQVLAATLRRYNNDILIVQWVGADIKNSEENIVQFDQTGLGLPTREYFLQPSNAKYLQAYQRYMAEVMHKMGASKADAQRVASELVAFETQLAGITAPAEQRLNVTKLYKRMTLDQLEAVVPEIKWRAYLQSLQDREVLGSEEVVIYAVEYMSKLVALMEETDTRTVANYMMWRFVRHRINNVDDRFDDIKQSFYHALFGREESPQRWKVCIAQVNTNMGMAVGSMFVSRYFDNNSKRDTLRMTHDLQQAFRDILKTTDWLDSTTKQLAEEKVNAMSLKIGYPDFILNPGELNSKYAGIEIHPEKYFENTLNVLLHTAKTEQAKLHERVNKTNWQTAPAIVNAYYSRNKNQIMFPAGILQPPFYHRHFPKSLNFGGIGVVIGHELTHGFDDKGRLFDRNGNIHKWWTDSSIRGFDERARCIIAQYSNYTVEEVGIVLNGESTQGENIADNGGLRQAFHAYQRWLKEHPREVPDEILPGLNMTGPQLFFLNFGQVWCGAMRPEAIRNKLNTAIHSPGRFRVIGTLSNSVDFAREFNCPLGSPMNPHKKCSVW; encoded by the exons A TGGTAATGCTGCCACTGACCCTGTTGCTCATCCTGATCATGCGGCTGGACGGGATGCTGGCGGCGCTGCAATTAAACGAGCAGAGGATGCGGAATCTGCAGAACTCTCCAACCGAGGTGCCCTCCTACATGGACGATTTCGAATCCCTTTTACCGGAGGGAAGTACCTACAACGACCTGATCAACGAGGAGTTCATCCTGCCGGCGGGCAAGCGGACCCAACTGCAGATTTTGGCCGCTGAGAGAGCACGTCGCTGCCAACCATATCGCTACGGGAACGGGGAGTCCATGGAGTTGGAGGAGCGCAACACGCTGATGAAGGACTCCCGAACCTCCTTCCTGCCACTGGGAATTCCACGCGAGTGCCTCGGCAGCGGCATCGACCTAGACATTAAGCCCTTAGATGAGGAGCTCTACCAGCGGCAGAAGAAGCGCTACCAGGACATAGCTCCCTACTGGCTGGAGATGATCAAAACACGGGAGCGTCGCGAGGCCGAACGTCAGGCAGAGGAGACCAGTGCCGAGATTAGCGAAGCCACCGCCGCTCTACAGAGTTTCTGGAACGAGGAAGGCACCCGGGAGGGCATTCGCATGACCCAGGCCAAAACCATGAAGCGCTACATGGACAATAAAGTGGATCCCTGCGTGGATTTCTACAAGTACGCATGCGGCAACTGGGAGCGCCTGCATCCAATACCCAAGGATAAGGCCGGTTTCGATACCTTCGAAATGCTGCGTGAGAGTCTGGACCTGGTGCTACGTAATCTCCTGGAGAGAAATACCCCTGTGCACCCCGCAGCGGAGCCTCGAAAAAGTCCCGTGCGGAATACTCTATTTAAGCTTAATGAGCAGGGCGAGGGTGAGGGCGAAGCTGACCAGGCTGCGGAACTTACTGCGGAACGCCTGCGTCGGCACATTGTCAGCAAGAGGCAGTTGCTCAACCGCGTTCTGGTGCGCTACAAGCGGTATACCAACGGGACGAAGAGGAAACGCCTTATCGAAACCCCGCGGGAGAAGACCAAAGAGGAGGAAGCTGCTCCACCAGCTGTCCTGCCGAAGGATAGAGCCAAGGACAAGTCAGATACCGAAGAGCAACTACATGTGCCCACCGATTTCCTAAAGCCCCAGCACGATGCCCAGCTAAAAGCGAAGAATTTGTACCGGTCATGCGTGAACAGTGCGGTGCTGGCCAAGCGGGGATTAGAACCGCTGCACACGCTCATCCGAGAACTGGGCGGCTGGCCAGTCTTGGAGTCCCAATGGAGCGACTCCCACTTTAACTGGCAGGTGCTGGCCGCCACCCTAAGACGCTACAACAATGACATCCTCATCGTCCAGTGGGTAGGGGCGGACATCAAGAACTCCGAGGAGAACATCGTTCAGTTTGACCAGACGGGTCTGGGCCTGCCCACCAGGGAGTACTTTCTCCAGCCGAGCAACGCCAAGTACCTGCAGGCCTACCAACGCTACATGGCCGAGGTGATGCACAAAATGGGTGCCTCCAAGGCGGACGCCCAGCGGGTGGCCAGTGAGCTGGTGGCGTTCGAGACGCAGCTGGCCGGGATTACGGCTCCAGCGGAGCAACGACTCAATGTCACCAAG CTCTACAAACGCATGACACTAGACCAACTAGAGGCGGTGGTTCCAGAAATCAAGTGGCGAGCGTACCTGCAAAGTCTTCAAGATCGCGAGGTTCTGGGCTCCGAGGAAGTGGTCATCTACGCGGTGGAGTACATGAGCAAGCTGGTGGCTCTTATGGAAGAAACGGACACCCGAACGGTAGCCAATTACATGATGTGGCGCTTTGTGCGGCACAGGATCAACAACGTGGACGATCGATTTGATGACATCAAACAGAGTTTCTACCACGCACTCTTTGGCCGCGAGGAGAGTCCGCAGCGATGGAAGGTGTGCATCGCGCAGGTGAACACTAACATGGGCATGGCAGTGGGTTCCATGTTCGTGAGTCGCTACttcgacaacaacagcaagcgGGACACCTTGCGGATGACCCACGATCTGCAGCAGGCCTTCCGAGATATCCTTAAAACCACAGATTGGCTGGACTCCACCACAAAGCAGTTGGCGGAGGAAAAGGTCAACGCCATGTCTCTGAAGATCGGCTATCCGGACTTCATCCTCAATCCCGGTGAGCTGAATAGCAAGTACGCGGGCATAGAAATCCATCCGGAAAAGTATTTTGAAAACACGCTGAATGTTCTGCTTCATACGGCCAAAACGGAGCAGGCCAAGCTCCACGAGAGGGTCAACAAGACCAACTGGCAGACAGCTCCAGCCATCGTCAATGCGTATTACAGCCGCAACAAGAACCAGATTATGTTCCCCGCCGGCATCTTGCAGCCGCCCTTCTACCACCGCCACTTCCCCAAGTCGCTGAACTTTGGCGGCATCGGTGTAGTCATTGGCCACGAGCTGACCCATGGATTCGACGACAAGGGAAGGCTCTTCGACCGGAACGGCAATATCCACAAGTGGTGGACGGACTCCTCGATTCGGGGTTTCGACGAGCGAGCCCGCTGCATTATCGCCCAATACAGCAACTACACCGTCGAGGAGGTGGGCATCGTCCTGAATGGAGAGAGTACGCAGG GTGAGAATATCGCGGACAACGGAGGCCTGCGGCAGGCCTTCCACGCGTACCAGCGCTGGCTGAAAGAGCATCCCAGGGAGGTGCCGGACGAGATCCTGCCGGGATTGAACATGACAGGGCCGCAGCTGTTCTTTCTTAACTTTGGTCAGGTTTGGTGCGGAGCGATGCGGCCGGAGGCCATCCGGAACAAGCTGAACACGGCCATCCACAGTCCGGGTCGTTTCCGGGTAATTGGGACGCTCTCGAACTCCGTTGACTTTGCGCGGGAGTTCAACTGTCCTCTGGGGTCACCGATGAATCCTCACAAGAAATGCAGCGTTTGGTAG
- the LOC122619165 gene encoding neprilysin-4 isoform X1 — translation MSRHSQLKLAMPSVHGAPAAAPGSPMNAKARSVKLGLGVNQRTGRVQWCPGLTCCKLLLLLPVVMLPLTLLLILIMRLDGMLAALQLNEQRMRNLQNSPTEVPSYMDDFESLLPEGSTYNDLINEEFILPAGKRTQLQILAAERARRCQPYRYGNGESMELEERNTLMKDSRTSFLPLGIPRECLGSGIDLDIKPLDEELYQRQKKRYQDIAPYWLEMIKTRERREAERQAEETSAEISEATAALQSFWNEEGTREGIRMTQAKTMKRYMDNKVDPCVDFYKYACGNWERLHPIPKDKAGFDTFEMLRESLDLVLRNLLERNTPVHPAAEPRKSPVRNTLFKLNEQGEGEGEADQAAELTAERLRRHIVSKRQLLNRVLVRYKRYTNGTKRKRLIETPREKTKEEEAAPPAVLPKDRAKDKSDTEEQLHVPTDFLKPQHDAQLKAKNLYRSCVNSAVLAKRGLEPLHTLIRELGGWPVLESQWSDSHFNWQVLAATLRRYNNDILIVQWVGADIKNSEENIVQFDQTGLGLPTREYFLQPSNAKYLQAYQRYMAEVMHKMGASKADAQRVASELVAFETQLAGITAPAEQRLNVTKLYKRMTLDQLEAVVPEIKWRAYLQSLQDREVLGSEEVVIYAVEYMSKLVALMEETDTRTVANYMMWRFVRHRINNVDDRFDDIKQSFYHALFGREESPQRWKVCIAQVNTNMGMAVGSMFVSRYFDNNSKRDTLRMTHDLQQAFRDILKTTDWLDSTTKQLAEEKVNAMSLKIGYPDFILNPGELNSKYAGIEIHPEKYFENTLNVLLHTAKTEQAKLHERVNKTNWQTAPAIVNAYYSRNKNQIMFPAGILQPPFYHRHFPKSLNFGGIGVVIGHELTHGFDDKGRLFDRNGNIHKWWTDSSIRGFDERARCIIAQYSNYTVEEVGIVLNGESTQGENIADNGGLRQAFHAYQRWLKEHPREVPDEILPGLNMTGPQLFFLNFGQVWCGAMRPEAIRNKLNTAIHSPGRFRVIGTLSNSVDFAREFNCPLGSPMNPHKKCSVW, via the exons ATGAGTCGCCATAGCCAACTGAAGCTAGCGATGCCCTCGGTTCACGGAGCTCCAGCCGCCGCTCCTGGCTCGCCCATGAACGCTAAAGCCCGGAGCGTGAAACTCGGACTGGGTGTTAATCAGCGGACAGGTCGGGTGCAGTGGTGTCCCGGTCTGACCTGCTGTAAATTGCTTCTACTTCTTCCAGTGGTAATGCTGCCACTGACCCTGTTGCTCATCCTGATCATGCGGCTGGACGGGATGCTGGCGGCGCTGCAATTAAACGAGCAGAGGATGCGGAATCTGCAGAACTCTCCAACCGAGGTGCCCTCCTACATGGACGATTTCGAATCCCTTTTACCGGAGGGAAGTACCTACAACGACCTGATCAACGAGGAGTTCATCCTGCCGGCGGGCAAGCGGACCCAACTGCAGATTTTGGCCGCTGAGAGAGCACGTCGCTGCCAACCATATCGCTACGGGAACGGGGAGTCCATGGAGTTGGAGGAGCGCAACACGCTGATGAAGGACTCCCGAACCTCCTTCCTGCCACTGGGAATTCCACGCGAGTGCCTCGGCAGCGGCATCGACCTAGACATTAAGCCCTTAGATGAGGAGCTCTACCAGCGGCAGAAGAAGCGCTACCAGGACATAGCTCCCTACTGGCTGGAGATGATCAAAACACGGGAGCGTCGCGAGGCCGAACGTCAGGCAGAGGAGACCAGTGCCGAGATTAGCGAAGCCACCGCCGCTCTACAGAGTTTCTGGAACGAGGAAGGCACCCGGGAGGGCATTCGCATGACCCAGGCCAAAACCATGAAGCGCTACATGGACAATAAAGTGGATCCCTGCGTGGATTTCTACAAGTACGCATGCGGCAACTGGGAGCGCCTGCATCCAATACCCAAGGATAAGGCCGGTTTCGATACCTTCGAAATGCTGCGTGAGAGTCTGGACCTGGTGCTACGTAATCTCCTGGAGAGAAATACCCCTGTGCACCCCGCAGCGGAGCCTCGAAAAAGTCCCGTGCGGAATACTCTATTTAAGCTTAATGAGCAGGGCGAGGGTGAGGGCGAAGCTGACCAGGCTGCGGAACTTACTGCGGAACGCCTGCGTCGGCACATTGTCAGCAAGAGGCAGTTGCTCAACCGCGTTCTGGTGCGCTACAAGCGGTATACCAACGGGACGAAGAGGAAACGCCTTATCGAAACCCCGCGGGAGAAGACCAAAGAGGAGGAAGCTGCTCCACCAGCTGTCCTGCCGAAGGATAGAGCCAAGGACAAGTCAGATACCGAAGAGCAACTACATGTGCCCACCGATTTCCTAAAGCCCCAGCACGATGCCCAGCTAAAAGCGAAGAATTTGTACCGGTCATGCGTGAACAGTGCGGTGCTGGCCAAGCGGGGATTAGAACCGCTGCACACGCTCATCCGAGAACTGGGCGGCTGGCCAGTCTTGGAGTCCCAATGGAGCGACTCCCACTTTAACTGGCAGGTGCTGGCCGCCACCCTAAGACGCTACAACAATGACATCCTCATCGTCCAGTGGGTAGGGGCGGACATCAAGAACTCCGAGGAGAACATCGTTCAGTTTGACCAGACGGGTCTGGGCCTGCCCACCAGGGAGTACTTTCTCCAGCCGAGCAACGCCAAGTACCTGCAGGCCTACCAACGCTACATGGCCGAGGTGATGCACAAAATGGGTGCCTCCAAGGCGGACGCCCAGCGGGTGGCCAGTGAGCTGGTGGCGTTCGAGACGCAGCTGGCCGGGATTACGGCTCCAGCGGAGCAACGACTCAATGTCACCAAG CTCTACAAACGCATGACACTAGACCAACTAGAGGCGGTGGTTCCAGAAATCAAGTGGCGAGCGTACCTGCAAAGTCTTCAAGATCGCGAGGTTCTGGGCTCCGAGGAAGTGGTCATCTACGCGGTGGAGTACATGAGCAAGCTGGTGGCTCTTATGGAAGAAACGGACACCCGAACGGTAGCCAATTACATGATGTGGCGCTTTGTGCGGCACAGGATCAACAACGTGGACGATCGATTTGATGACATCAAACAGAGTTTCTACCACGCACTCTTTGGCCGCGAGGAGAGTCCGCAGCGATGGAAGGTGTGCATCGCGCAGGTGAACACTAACATGGGCATGGCAGTGGGTTCCATGTTCGTGAGTCGCTACttcgacaacaacagcaagcgGGACACCTTGCGGATGACCCACGATCTGCAGCAGGCCTTCCGAGATATCCTTAAAACCACAGATTGGCTGGACTCCACCACAAAGCAGTTGGCGGAGGAAAAGGTCAACGCCATGTCTCTGAAGATCGGCTATCCGGACTTCATCCTCAATCCCGGTGAGCTGAATAGCAAGTACGCGGGCATAGAAATCCATCCGGAAAAGTATTTTGAAAACACGCTGAATGTTCTGCTTCATACGGCCAAAACGGAGCAGGCCAAGCTCCACGAGAGGGTCAACAAGACCAACTGGCAGACAGCTCCAGCCATCGTCAATGCGTATTACAGCCGCAACAAGAACCAGATTATGTTCCCCGCCGGCATCTTGCAGCCGCCCTTCTACCACCGCCACTTCCCCAAGTCGCTGAACTTTGGCGGCATCGGTGTAGTCATTGGCCACGAGCTGACCCATGGATTCGACGACAAGGGAAGGCTCTTCGACCGGAACGGCAATATCCACAAGTGGTGGACGGACTCCTCGATTCGGGGTTTCGACGAGCGAGCCCGCTGCATTATCGCCCAATACAGCAACTACACCGTCGAGGAGGTGGGCATCGTCCTGAATGGAGAGAGTACGCAGG GTGAGAATATCGCGGACAACGGAGGCCTGCGGCAGGCCTTCCACGCGTACCAGCGCTGGCTGAAAGAGCATCCCAGGGAGGTGCCGGACGAGATCCTGCCGGGATTGAACATGACAGGGCCGCAGCTGTTCTTTCTTAACTTTGGTCAGGTTTGGTGCGGAGCGATGCGGCCGGAGGCCATCCGGAACAAGCTGAACACGGCCATCCACAGTCCGGGTCGTTTCCGGGTAATTGGGACGCTCTCGAACTCCGTTGACTTTGCGCGGGAGTTCAACTGTCCTCTGGGGTCACCGATGAATCCTCACAAGAAATGCAGCGTTTGGTAG